A genomic region of Ignavibacteria bacterium contains the following coding sequences:
- a CDS encoding ATP-grasp domain-containing protein, translating into MKEDIKILLVYNQPVGGIFESYDGRRIKSESSNSIDLSEVGVLEEYEEIKEALTERGYKTESFNLLDNISELCSKVGAGNYDVVFNLVESVGGESIKEMYVAGIYELYNIPYTGCSAVTLGLCLNKHRAKLLMKGAGFNVPDWKLYANPSKIIFDSKPEFPMIVKPSQEDASVGISEQSVVYNENELKEQLEFIYNTLKQPVLVEEYIEGREINSAILGDKEKVALPLSEISFDTLPDDLPKIVTYDGKWIKDSLYCQNTIPVCPAPLDDELAEHIKRIALDVSNLFGCRDYCRVDFRIDKNNKPYILEVNPNPDISKDAGFARAAKAYGLDYDELLIRIIEFALERRK; encoded by the coding sequence ATGAAAGAAGATATTAAAATACTTTTAGTATATAACCAACCAGTTGGTGGAATATTCGAAAGTTATGATGGCAGGAGGATAAAATCTGAATCTTCTAACTCAATAGATTTATCTGAAGTTGGTGTTTTAGAAGAGTATGAAGAAATTAAAGAAGCATTAACTGAAAGAGGATATAAAACAGAATCTTTTAATCTTCTTGATAACATTAGTGAATTATGTTCAAAAGTTGGAGCGGGGAATTATGATGTTGTCTTCAATTTAGTTGAGAGTGTTGGCGGTGAATCAATTAAAGAGATGTATGTTGCTGGAATTTATGAACTTTATAATATCCCTTACACTGGATGCAGCGCTGTTACTCTTGGTCTTTGTTTGAATAAACATCGTGCAAAATTGCTAATGAAGGGAGCTGGATTTAATGTCCCGGACTGGAAACTTTATGCGAATCCATCAAAAATAATTTTTGATTCAAAACCTGAATTTCCAATGATTGTGAAACCATCACAGGAAGATGCAAGTGTTGGAATAAGTGAGCAATCGGTTGTATATAATGAAAATGAATTAAAAGAGCAGCTTGAATTTATTTATAATACTTTAAAGCAGCCAGTTTTGGTTGAAGAATATATTGAAGGAAGAGAAATTAATTCAGCTATTCTTGGTGATAAAGAAAAAGTCGCTCTTCCACTTTCTGAAATTAGCTTTGATACTTTGCCAGATGATCTACCAAAGATTGTAACTTATGACGGCAAGTGGATTAAAGATAGTCTTTACTGTCAAAATACAATCCCTGTGTGCCCTGCACCGCTTGATGATGAACTTGCAGAACATATAAAGAGAATTGCTCTAGATGTTTCAAATCTTTTCGGTTGCCGAGATTACTGCCGGGTTGATTTTCGAATTGATAAAAATAATAAACCTTACATTCTTGAAGTAAATCCAAATCCAGATATCTCAAAAGATGCTGGTTTTGCCAGAGCAGCGAAAGCGTACGGATTAGATTATGATGAACTTTTAATTCGCATAATTGAATTTGCTTTAGAAAGAAGAAAATGA